In a single window of the Pleurodeles waltl isolate 20211129_DDA chromosome 4_2, aPleWal1.hap1.20221129, whole genome shotgun sequence genome:
- the BCDIN3D gene encoding RNA 5'-monophosphate methyltransferase: MAASSLEESDALGSTESISFGDPGAAPFGNFPHYYRFHPPGDRLRLLSPELKARLPEAEWARPLLCLDVGCNSGDLSVALYRLLMGFQDNETARALSVDDLGNVQLLCCDIDATLIQRAKETNPFPDSISYSCLNIMDAVARQGVFDSFLARFDRSSFDLVFCMSVTMWIHLHHGDRGLVEFLGCLASLCKYLLIEPQPWKCYRSAARRLRKLGRNDFDHFRSLTITGDMTKQITKILTSDGATELICSFGNTSWDRSILLFKSNKL; this comes from the exons atGGCGGCGTCCTCTTTGGAGGAGTCGGATGCTTTGGGTTCAACAGAATCAATTTCTTTCGGGGATCCAGGCGCCGCTCCTTTTGGCAATTTCCCGCATTATTACCGCTTCCACCCTCCGGGAGACCGGCTCCGACTCCTGAGCCCGGAGCTGAAAGCTAGGCTTCCCGAAGCCGAGTGGGCGAGACCGCTACTGTGCCTGGACGTGGGATGCAATAGTGGG gACCTGAGTGTTGCTCTGTATCGTCTTCTCATGGGCTTTCAAGACAACGAAACAGCACGTGCCCTTTCCGTAGATGATCTCGGAAATGTCCAACTACTCTGTTGTGACATCGATGCCACGTTGATTCAGAGGGCAAAGGAAACAAACCCCTTTCCAGACTCAATTTCCTACTCTTGTCTCAATATTATGGATGCAGTTGCTCGCCAAGGGGTCTTTGACTCCTTCCTAGCTAGGTTTGATCGCTCGTCCTTTGATCTTGTTTTTTGTATGTCTGTGACTATGTGGATTCACCTGCAccatggggacagaggtctggtggAATTTTTAGGCTGCCTCGCATCTCTCTGTAAGTACCTGCTGATAGAGCCCCAGCCTTGGAAGTGTTACCGATCTGCTGCCCGGCGTCTACGTAAGCTAGGCAGAAATGACTTTGACCACTTTCGGTCTTTGACTATTACTGGCGACATGACCAAGCAGATAACGAAGATTTTGACCAGTGATGGAGCCACAGAGCTGATCTGCTCTTTCGGGAACACCAGCTGGGACCGAAGCATTCTcctttttaaatcaaacaaactaTAA